A genomic stretch from Helianthus annuus cultivar XRQ/B chromosome 1, HanXRQr2.0-SUNRISE, whole genome shotgun sequence includes:
- the LOC110926139 gene encoding uncharacterized protein LOC110926139, which translates to MPPRRDNQNNAQNPELAAMIAQQMAAILPTLVAQLNQANAGNNNNNVNAPAPCSFKQFNSCNPIKYSGSEGATGLLQWFEGIESTFRHCQCPNNRKVEFASSVFQKRALTWWNGVMRDRGANVAMALTWEELRDLMRREFCPRNETRALETEFYELTQDSGENRAYTNRYEELILLCPTMVEPLDRAIEKYIEGLPALIQDVVTGSKPATVREAIELAATLTDSHVKKGNLFRKGGRKEPAKVATETPKDVKIGASSSNSSKKRKASKNYAVVAPTQVNQVAPQPNKRQYVGGSPLCNRCSYHHLARVPCKQCTSCGRLGHLATTCRIVPPQNQVVAAPPPAQNVAPPRYPIGTCFNCGDPNHFKRECPKLANAQPARGRAFNINANEARAINDVVNGTFLVNDHYASVLFDTGADKSFVSLKFEPLLAMPRTKLGKPFTVEVANGNPFVLDSVIFVCFDKFIRIPLPSDDILEIYGEKPSNGLKLMTCTQAQKYLRKKYVAFLAHIVEKKDESKSIQDIPIIRDFPEVFPEDLPGLPPTRQVEFRIDLVPGANPIAKSPYRLAPSEMQELASQLQELSDKGFIRPSFSPWGAPVLFVKKKDGTLRMCIDYRHIVNDKGIHVDPSKIEAVKNWNVPTTPTEIRSFLGLAGYY; encoded by the exons ATGCCTCCTCGTCGCGATAACCAGAACAATGCACAGAACCCCGAACTTGCTGCCATGATTGCCCAACAAATGGCTGCAATACTCCCAACACTTGTGGCCCAGCTCAATCAGGCCAACGcaggcaacaacaacaacaacgtgaATGCACCTGCCCCTTGCTCATTCAAGCAGTTCAATTCTTGTAACCCCATCAAGTACTCTGGGTCTGAGGGAGCCACAGGGCTCTTACAGTGGTTTGAAGGCATTGAAAGCACCTTCCGCCATTGTCAGTGTCCCAACAATCGCAAGGTGGAGTTTGCCTCAAGTGTCTTTCAGAAGAgggcactcacatggtggaatggggtcatgagagatcgtggtgcgaATGTGGCTATGGCTTTAACTTGGGAGGAACTTAGAGATCTTATGCGGAGGGAATTCTGCCCACGAAATGAAACGAGGGCCCTTGAAACTGAATTTTATGAGCTCACACAAGACAGTGGTGAGAATCGTGCTTATACCAACCGGTATGAGGAGTTGATCcttctttgcccaactatggttgaACCTTTAGATCGTGCCATCGAAAAATATATCGAGGGCCTGCCCGCACTAATCCAAGatgttgtcactggtagcaaGCCCGCTACAGTCAGGGAAGCAATTGAGCTAGCTGCGACCTTGACGGATTCTCATGTTAAGAAGGGAAATTTGTTTCGTAAGGGAGGGAGAAAGGAACCTGCTAAGGTTGCTACTGAAACTCCAAAGGACGTCAAAATTGGAGCTTCCTCCTCAAATAGTTCTAAAAAGCGAAAGGCTTCGAAGAATTATGCAGTTGTTGCTCCGACCCAAGTTAACCAAGTAGCCCCACAACCCAACAAAAGGCAATATGTTGGAGGTTCGCCTTTGTGCAACCGTTGCAGCTATCATCATCTAGCCCGTGTTCCTTGTAAGCAGTGCACTAGTTGTGGGCGGTTGGGTCATTTAGCTACCACTTGCCGCATCGTTCCTCCCCAGAACCAAGTTGTTGCTGCTCCTCCTCCTGCCCAAAATGTTGCACCACCACGTTACCCTATTGGAACTTGCTTTAACTGCGGTGATCCTAACCATTTTAAACGCGAATGCCCCAAGCTTGCAAATGCTCAACCAGCCCGTGGGCGCGCGTTCAACATAAATGCTAATGAGGCGCGTGCTATCAatgatgtggtgaacggtacgttcctcgTTAACGACCATTatgcttctgtgttatttgatactggtgctgaTAAAAGTTTTGTATCCCTTAAGTTTGAACCTCTACTTGCTATGCCACGAACTAAACTAGGGAAGCCTTTTACAGTAGAAGTAGCTAATGGTAACCCTTTTGTGCTTGACTCTGTTATCT ttgtgtgtttcgatAAGTTTATTCGCATCCCTCTCCCATCTGACGACATCTTAGAAATCTATGGGGAGAAGCCTTCTAATGGGCTTAAACTCATGACTTGCACTCAAGCCCAGAAATATCTACGCAAgaaatatgtggctttcttagcccACATTGTAGAAAAGAAGGACGAGAGTAAgagtattcaagatattcctatTATTCGTGATTttcctgaagttttcccagaagatcTACCAGGCCTACCTCCCACAcgtcaagttgagtttcgcattgaccTCGTTCCTGGTGCTAACCCTATTGCCAAgtctccttatcgtcttgcaccctCTGAAATGCAAGAACTTGCCAGCCAACTTCAAGAACTTTCTGACAAGGGATTTATTCGTCCAAGTTTTTCTCCATGGGGAGCTCCTgtcttatttgtcaagaaaaaAGATGGGACTCTtcgtatgtgcatcgattatc gtcatatagtcaatgataAGGGTATTCATGTGGACCCTTCCAAAATTGAAGCGGTGAAGAACTGGAATGTGCCCACTACTCCAACTGAAAtccgttcttttcttggtctagccgGGTATTATTGA